Proteins from one Triticum urartu cultivar G1812 unplaced genomic scaffold, Tu2.1 TuUngrouped_contig_5555, whole genome shotgun sequence genomic window:
- the LOC125529369 gene encoding LOW QUALITY PROTEIN: chloride channel protein CLC-d (The sequence of the model RefSeq protein was modified relative to this genomic sequence to represent the inferred CDS: inserted 1 base in 1 codon; added 63 bases not found in genome assembly), producing the protein SRLPTADGAAPLPEGPAASAPAAAAQDELFVGAVESLDYEVIENYAYREEQAQRSKFWVPYYIMLKWFFALLIGVGTGLAAIFINLAVENFSGWKFTLTFAIIQHSYFVGFLVYILLNLALVFSSVYIVTQFAPAAAGSGIPEIKGYLNGVDTHGILLFRTLVGKIFGSIGSVGGGLALGKEGPLVHTGACIASLLGQGGSAKYHLNSRWVQIFESDRDRRDLVTCGCAAGVAAAFRAPVGGVLFALEEVTSWWRSHLMWRVFFTSAVVAVVVRSAMNWCNSGKCGHFGAGGFIIWDISGGQEDYSYQELLPVAIIGVIGGLLGALFNQLTLYITKWRRTYLHKKGKRVQIFEACLISLITSTVSFVLPLLRKCSPCPELETSSGIQCPHPPGTDGNFVNFYCSKDNEYNDLATIFFNSQDDAIRNLFSAKTFHEYSAQSLITFLVMFYSLAVVTFGTAVPAGQFVPGIMIGSTYGRLVGMSVVKFYKKLNVDEGTYALLGAASFLGGSMRMTVSLCVIMVEITNNLQLLPLIMLVLLISKAVGDFFNEGLYEEQARLKGIPLLDSRPKQVMRNMNAKDACKNQKVVCLPRVSRVVDIVSVLQSNKHNGFPIVERGQNGESLVIGLILRSHLLVLLQSKVDFQNTPFPCGPGILNRHNFSDFVKPASSKGKSIDDIHLTDEELGLYLDLAPFLNPSPYIVPEDMSLAKVYNLFRQLGLRHIFVVPRPSRVVGLITRKDLLLEEDGNTATTELQSTSVRAYLNGKTAGGSAHLERPLLDSXMIGGVNT; encoded by the exons GCGGCCGCGGCCCAGGACGAGCTCTTCGTCGGCGCCGTCGAGAGCCTCGACTACGAGGTCATCGAGAACTACGCCTACCGGGAGGAGCAG GCCCAGCGGAGCAAGTTCTGGGTGCCCTACTACATCATGCTCAAGTGGTTCTTCGCCCTGCTCATCGGCGTGG GTACCGGATTGGCTGCTATATTCATAAATTTGGCCGTTGAGAACTTCTCTGGATGGAAATTTACTTTGACTTTTGCTATAATACAACACTCATATTTTGTGGGGTTCTTGGTGTACATTCTTCTCAATCTAGCCCTCGTCTTCTCTTCTGTATACATAGTCACACAATTTGCACCAGCAGCTGCTGGATCTGGTATCCCGGAGATCAAAGGTTACTTAAATG GAGTTGATACACATGGAATCCTACTTTTTAGGACATTAGTTGGGAAG ATTTTTGGGAGCATCGGATCAGTCGGAGGTGGATTGGCTCTAGGAAAAGAAGGTCCTCTTGTTCACACTGGAGcctgcattgcttctcttcttggGCAA GGTGGATCCGCGAAGTACCACTTGAATTCTAGATGGGTACAGATTTTTGAAAGTGATCGAGATCGGCGAGATCTT GTGACATGTGGATGTGCAGCTGGAGTTGCTGCCGCCTTCAGAGCTCCGGTTGGTGGGGTACTATTTGCTCTGGAGGAAGTTACATCCTG GTGGAGAAGCCATCTTATGTGGAGAGTATTCTTTACATCTGCTGTCGTGGCTGTTGTGGTGCGATCAGCAATGAATTGGTGTAACAGCGGAAAATGTGGTCATTTTGGGGCTGGTGGTTTCATAATCTGGGACATATCTGG AGGTCAAGAAGATTACTCTTACCAGGAACTTCTGCCGGTGGCAATTATTGGTGTTATTGGTGGACTTCTTG GAGCGCTATTTAATCAACTCACCCTGTATATAACTAAATGGCGGCGAACATATCTTCATAAGAAAGGGAAACGAGTCCAG ATCTTTGAAGCTTGCCTCATATCTTTGATAACATCCACTGTTTCCTTTGTGTTGCCACTACTGAGGAAATGCAGCCCATGTCCTGAATTAGAAACCAGTTCTGGTATCCAGTGCCCTCATCCACCTGGAACAGATGGGAATTTCGTTAAT TTTTACTGCTCAAAAGATAATGAATACAATGATCTGGCAACCATTTTCTTCAATTCTCAG GATGATGCAATACGCAATCTGTTCAGTGCAAAAACATTCCATGAGTACAGCGCACAAAGCCTTATCACCTTCCTG GTCATGTTTTACTCCTTAGCTGTTGTAACATTTGGAACTGCTGTTCCAGCTGGTCAATTTGTCCCAGGAATAATGATTGGATCTACGTATGGCCGGCTTGTTGGAATGTCTGTTGTTAAGTTctataagaaactaaatgttgaCGAGGGCAC GTATGCTCTACTTGGTGCTGCTTCGTTTCTTGGTGGTTCGATGAGAATGACTGTGTCTTTATGTGTTATTATGGTTGAGATTACAAACAACTTGCAACTCTTGCCATTAATCATGCTTGTTCTTCTAATCTCTAAG GCTGTTGGTGATTTTTTTAACGAGGGGCTATATGAAGAGCAGGCCAGATTAAAGGGCATCCCTTTACTTGACTCTAGGCCTAAACAAGTGATGAGAAACATGAATGCGAAGGATGCCTGCAAGAATCAAAAG GTTGTGTGCCTTCCTCGTGTTTCAAGAGTTGTTGATATTGTTTCTGTTCTGCAAAGCAACAAGCACAATGGCTTCCCT ATTGTTGAACGTGGGCAGAATGGCGAGTCACTTGTCATAGGTCTCATACTTCGGAG TCACTTGTTGGTGCTTTTGCAATCTAAAGTAGATTTCCAGAATACTCCTTTCCCTTGTGGGCCAGGCATACTGAACAG GCACAATTTTAGCGACTTTGTTAAGCCAGCTTCAAGTAAGGGAAAGTCAATTGATGATATTCATTTGACGGATGAGGAACTTGGGTTGTATTTAGATCTTGCCCCATTTCTAAATCCGTCTCCTTACATAGTGCCAGAGGACATGTCTTTGGCAAAG GTGTACAATCTCTTCCGCCAACTGGGATTGAGGCATATATTCGTCGTTCCTCGGCCTTCTCGTGTCGTAGGACTGATAACAAGAAAAGATCTCTTACTTGAG GAGGATGGCAATACCGCGACAACAGAGCTCCAGTCGACCAGTGTAAG